The proteins below are encoded in one region of Pseudomonas putida NBRC 14164:
- the fliE gene encoding flagellar hook-basal body complex protein FliE, giving the protein MSQGVEFNRLMLDMRAMQADAMSLPKVTAAPELAPGQSTFADMLGQAIGKVHETQQASTQLANAFEIGKSGVDLTDVMIASQKASVSMQAMTQVRNKLVQAYQDIMQMPV; this is encoded by the coding sequence ATGAGCCAAGGTGTTGAATTCAATCGTCTGATGCTGGACATGCGGGCCATGCAGGCCGATGCAATGTCGCTGCCCAAGGTCACCGCCGCCCCCGAGCTGGCGCCGGGGCAGAGTACCTTTGCCGACATGCTTGGCCAGGCAATCGGCAAGGTGCATGAGACCCAGCAGGCCTCGACCCAGCTGGCCAATGCCTTCGAGATCGGCAAGAGCGGCGTCGACCTGACAGACGTGATGATCGCTTCGCAAAAGGCCAGTGTGTCGATGCAGGCCATGACCCAGGTACGCAACAAGCTGGTCCAGGCGTACCAGGACATCATGCAGATGCCGGTTTGA
- the fliF gene encoding flagellar basal-body MS-ring/collar protein FliF, with translation MAEAVVDNPPAKTGPAAAKRPLPGMSFLENIAQMPMLRQVGLMVGLAASVAIGFAVVLWSQQPDYRPLYGSLSGMDTKQVMDTLGAADIPYNVEPNSGALLVKADDLSRARLKLAAAGVAPSDGNVGFELLDKEQGLGTSQFMEATRYRRSLEGELARTVSSLNNVKAARVHLAIPKSSVFVRDDRKPSASVLVELYPGRALEAGQVSAIVNLVATSVPELDKSQVTVVDQKGNLLSEQLQDSALTEAGKQYDYSRRMESMLTQRVRNILQPVLGNDRYKAEVSADLDFSAVESTAEQFNPDQPALRSEQSVDEQRASSQGPQGVPGALSNQPPGAASAPQTTGGAATPAAAIQPGQPLVDANGQQIMDPATGQPMLAPYPSDKRQQSTKNFELDRSISHTRQQQGRMTRLSVAVVVDDQVKIDPATGNTSRAPWAAEDLARFTRLVQDAVGFDASRGDSVTVINVPFAADRNEEIADIAFYQQPWFWDIVKQVLGVVFILVLVFGVLRPVLNNITGGGKQAASDSDMELGGMVGLDGELANDRVSLGGPTSILLPSPSEGYEAQLNAIKGLVAEDPGRVAQVVKDWINADE, from the coding sequence ATGGCTGAAGCAGTCGTCGACAACCCCCCCGCCAAGACGGGCCCGGCAGCGGCCAAGCGCCCGCTGCCAGGTATGTCGTTCCTGGAAAACATCGCGCAGATGCCCATGCTGCGCCAAGTCGGCCTCATGGTCGGCCTGGCGGCCAGCGTGGCAATCGGCTTTGCCGTGGTGCTGTGGTCGCAACAACCCGATTACCGTCCGCTGTACGGCAGCCTGTCGGGCATGGATACCAAGCAGGTCATGGACACCCTGGGTGCTGCTGACATCCCCTATAACGTCGAGCCCAACTCCGGTGCTCTGCTGGTCAAGGCCGACGACCTCTCCCGTGCGCGCCTGAAACTGGCGGCCGCCGGCGTGGCGCCCAGCGATGGCAATGTCGGTTTCGAACTGCTCGACAAGGAGCAGGGGCTGGGCACCAGCCAGTTCATGGAAGCCACTCGCTACCGCCGCAGCCTGGAAGGCGAGCTGGCGCGTACCGTTTCCAGCCTGAACAACGTCAAGGCCGCACGCGTGCACCTGGCCATCCCGAAAAGCTCGGTGTTCGTGCGCGACGACCGCAAGCCGAGCGCCTCGGTACTGGTCGAGCTGTACCCGGGCCGTGCCCTGGAAGCCGGTCAGGTGTCGGCCATCGTCAACCTGGTGGCGACCAGTGTGCCGGAGCTGGACAAATCCCAGGTCACCGTGGTCGACCAGAAAGGTAACTTGCTGTCCGAGCAGCTGCAGGACTCCGCCCTGACCGAGGCCGGCAAGCAGTACGACTACAGCCGCCGTATGGAAAGCATGCTTACCCAGCGCGTGCGCAACATCTTGCAGCCTGTGCTGGGCAATGACCGATACAAGGCCGAAGTGTCTGCCGACCTGGACTTCAGTGCCGTCGAGTCGACTGCCGAGCAGTTCAACCCCGACCAGCCGGCGCTGCGCAGCGAACAGTCGGTTGACGAGCAACGCGCCAGCAGCCAGGGCCCGCAAGGTGTGCCTGGTGCGCTGAGCAACCAGCCGCCAGGCGCCGCTTCGGCGCCGCAAACCACCGGTGGCGCCGCTACCCCGGCCGCAGCCATTCAGCCTGGCCAGCCGCTGGTGGATGCCAACGGCCAGCAGATCATGGACCCGGCCACCGGCCAGCCGATGCTCGCACCGTACCCGTCGGACAAACGCCAGCAAAGCACCAAGAACTTCGAGCTGGACCGCTCCATCAGCCACACCCGCCAGCAGCAGGGGCGCATGACCCGCCTGTCGGTGGCAGTGGTGGTAGACGACCAGGTCAAGATCGACCCGGCCACCGGCAACACCAGCCGTGCACCGTGGGCCGCCGAAGACCTGGCGCGCTTCACCCGCCTGGTGCAAGACGCGGTCGGCTTCGACGCCAGCCGTGGTGACAGCGTGACGGTGATCAACGTGCCATTTGCCGCCGACCGTAACGAAGAAATTGCCGATATCGCCTTCTACCAGCAGCCGTGGTTCTGGGACATCGTCAAGCAAGTGCTGGGCGTGGTGTTCATTCTGGTGCTGGTGTTCGGCGTGCTGCGGCCGGTGCTCAACAACATCACAGGGGGCGGCAAGCAGGCCGCTTCGGATAGCGACATGGAGCTGGGCGGCATGGTGGGGTTGGATGGCGAACTGGCCAACGACCGCGTCAGTCTGGGTGGCCCGACAAGCATTCTGCTGCCTAGCCCGAGCGAGGGTTACGAGGCACAGCTCAACGCAATCAAAGGCCTGGTGGCCGAAGACCCGGGCCGTGTAGCCCAGGTCGTCAAAGACTGGATCAACGCCGATGAGTGA
- the fliG gene encoding flagellar motor switch protein FliG, with protein MSDNRAVTAKLSRVDKAAILLLSLGETDAAQVLRHMGPKEVQRVGVAMAQMGNVHRDQVEQVMSEFVDIVGDQTSLGVGSDAYIRKMLNQALGEDKANGLVDRILLGGNTSGLDSLKWMEPRAVADVIRYEHPQIQAIVVAYLDPDQAGEVLSNFDHKVRLDIVLRVSSLNTVQPAALKELNQILEKQFSGNSNAARTTLGGIKRAADIMNFLDSSVEGALMDAIREVDSDLSEQIEDLMFVFNNLADVDDRGIQALLREVSSDVLVVSLKGADERVKDKIFKNMSKRASELLRDDLEAKGPVRVSDVETAQKEILTIARRMAEAGEIVLGGKGAEEMI; from the coding sequence ATGAGTGATAACCGAGCCGTTACCGCCAAGCTGAGCCGTGTCGACAAGGCCGCAATCCTGCTGCTTTCGCTGGGCGAGACCGATGCGGCCCAGGTGCTGCGCCACATGGGCCCCAAGGAAGTGCAGCGGGTGGGTGTGGCCATGGCGCAGATGGGTAATGTGCACCGTGACCAGGTCGAGCAGGTAATGAGCGAGTTCGTCGACATTGTCGGCGACCAGACCAGCCTGGGCGTGGGGTCCGATGCCTACATCCGCAAGATGCTCAACCAGGCCTTGGGCGAGGACAAGGCCAATGGCCTGGTCGACCGCATCCTGCTGGGTGGCAACACCAGTGGCCTGGACAGCCTGAAATGGATGGAACCGCGCGCGGTAGCCGACGTGATCCGCTACGAGCACCCGCAGATCCAGGCAATCGTGGTCGCTTACCTCGACCCTGACCAGGCCGGCGAAGTGCTGAGCAACTTCGACCACAAGGTGCGCCTGGACATCGTCTTGCGCGTGTCGTCGCTGAACACCGTGCAGCCGGCGGCGCTGAAAGAGTTGAACCAGATCCTCGAGAAGCAGTTCTCGGGCAACTCCAACGCCGCGCGCACCACCTTGGGCGGCATCAAGCGCGCTGCCGACATCATGAACTTCCTCGACAGCTCCGTGGAAGGTGCACTGATGGATGCGATCCGCGAAGTCGACAGCGACCTGTCGGAGCAGATCGAAGACCTGATGTTCGTCTTCAACAACCTGGCCGACGTCGACGACCGGGGTATTCAGGCGCTGCTGCGCGAAGTGTCGTCCGATGTGCTGGTGGTGTCGCTCAAGGGCGCCGACGAGCGGGTCAAGGACAAGATTTTCAAGAACATGTCCAAACGTGCCTCCGAGCTGCTGCGCGACGACCTGGAGGCCAAGGGGCCGGTGCGGGTCAGCGACGTGGAAACGGCGCAGAAGGAAATCCTCACCATCGCCCGCCGCATGGCCGAGGCCGGCGAGATCGTGCTCGGCGGCAAGGGTGCCGAGGAAATGATCTGA
- the fliH gene encoding flagellar assembly protein FliH: MSSKEHHPSDLIRARDLEGVDVWTLPSFDPEPEPVPEPEPEPEPVEEEIEEVPLEEVQPLTLEELEAIRQEAYNEGFATGEREGFHSTQLKVRQEAEVALKAKLDGLEQLMANLMEPIAEQDTQIEKTLVHLVAHMTRQVIGRELHNDSSQITQVLREALKLLPMGADNIRIHLNPQDFELAKALRERHEENWRLLEDSALLPGGCRIETAHSRIDATMETRIEKAVAQLFDQLHDHSLHPAAPDMSVDLDAPVERSVESPDAP, encoded by the coding sequence ATGTCCAGCAAAGAACATCACCCCAGCGACCTGATCCGCGCCCGCGACCTCGAGGGCGTGGACGTGTGGACGCTGCCCAGCTTCGACCCGGAGCCAGAGCCCGTACCCGAGCCTGAGCCGGAACCCGAGCCGGTCGAGGAAGAAATCGAGGAAGTGCCGCTGGAAGAAGTCCAGCCGCTCACCCTGGAGGAGCTCGAGGCCATCCGCCAGGAAGCCTACAACGAAGGTTTCGCCACCGGCGAGCGAGAGGGCTTTCACAGCACCCAGCTCAAGGTGCGCCAAGAGGCCGAAGTGGCCCTGAAGGCCAAGCTCGACGGCCTTGAGCAACTGATGGCCAACCTGATGGAGCCGATCGCCGAGCAAGACACGCAGATCGAGAAAACCCTTGTGCACCTGGTGGCGCACATGACTCGCCAGGTGATCGGCCGCGAATTGCACAACGACTCCAGCCAGATCACCCAGGTGCTGCGCGAAGCATTGAAGCTGCTGCCCATGGGCGCGGACAATATCCGCATCCACCTCAACCCGCAGGACTTCGAGCTGGCCAAGGCCCTGCGCGAACGCCATGAGGAAAACTGGCGGTTGCTGGAAGACAGCGCACTTCTGCCGGGGGGCTGCCGTATCGAAACTGCCCATAGCCGCATCGATGCGACCATGGAAACGCGCATCGAGAAAGCCGTGGCGCAGCTGTTCGACCAGTTGCATGACCATTCCCTGCACCCGGCGGCGCCAGACATGTCGGTAGACCTGGACGCCCCGGTCGAGCGTTCGGTGGAAAGCCCTGATGCGCCTTGA
- the fliI gene encoding flagellar protein export ATPase FliI, whose protein sequence is MRLDRTSFGKRLGSYAEAIELPAQPIVEGRLLRMVGLTLEAEGLRAAVGSRCLVINDDSYHPVQVEAEVMGFAGPKVFLMPVGSIVGIAPGARVVPLDDGGRLPMGMSMLGRVLDGAGRALDGKGGMKAEDWVPMDGPVINPLNRDPISKPLDVGIRSINGLLTVGRGQRLGLFAGTGVGKSVLLGMMTRFTEAEIIVVGLIGERGREVKEFIEHILGEEGLKRSVVVASPADDAPLMRLRAAMYCTRIAEYFRDKGKNVLLLMDSLTRFAQAQREIALAIGEPPATRGYPPSVFAKLPKLVERAGNGEAGGGSITAFYTVLSEGDDQQDPIADSARGVLDGHFVLSRRLAEEGHYPAIDIEASISRVMPQVVDADHLRQAQKFKQLWSRLSQSRDLISVGAYVAGGDPETDLAIALQSKLVEFLRQGLQENVGMAQSREQLGAIFTPPAG, encoded by the coding sequence ATGCGCCTTGACCGCACCAGCTTCGGCAAACGCCTGGGCAGTTATGCCGAGGCCATCGAGCTGCCGGCCCAGCCCATCGTCGAAGGCCGCCTGCTGCGCATGGTCGGGCTCACCCTGGAGGCCGAAGGCCTGCGTGCCGCGGTGGGAAGCCGCTGCCTGGTGATCAACGACGACAGCTACCACCCGGTCCAGGTAGAAGCCGAAGTCATGGGTTTTGCCGGGCCCAAGGTGTTCCTCATGCCCGTCGGCAGCATTGTCGGTATCGCCCCCGGCGCCCGGGTGGTGCCGCTGGATGACGGCGGCCGGCTGCCCATGGGCATGAGCATGCTCGGCCGTGTGCTGGACGGCGCGGGGCGTGCGCTGGATGGCAAGGGCGGGATGAAGGCCGAGGACTGGGTGCCGATGGACGGCCCGGTGATCAACCCGCTCAACCGTGATCCCATCAGCAAGCCGCTGGACGTGGGCATCCGCAGTATCAATGGCCTGCTGACCGTCGGTCGCGGCCAGCGCCTTGGCCTGTTTGCCGGTACTGGCGTAGGTAAGTCGGTGTTGCTGGGCATGATGACCCGCTTCACCGAAGCCGAAATCATCGTGGTTGGCCTGATCGGTGAGCGGGGCCGTGAGGTGAAGGAGTTCATCGAGCACATCCTGGGTGAAGAGGGCCTCAAGCGTTCGGTAGTGGTGGCTTCGCCTGCCGACGATGCGCCGCTGATGCGCCTGCGCGCTGCCATGTATTGCACGCGCATCGCCGAGTACTTCCGCGACAAGGGCAAGAACGTGCTGTTGCTGATGGACTCGCTCACCCGTTTCGCCCAGGCCCAGCGTGAAATTGCCCTGGCCATCGGCGAGCCGCCGGCCACCCGGGGTTACCCGCCGTCTGTATTCGCCAAGCTTCCCAAGCTGGTGGAGCGGGCGGGCAATGGCGAGGCGGGTGGTGGTTCGATTACCGCGTTCTACACCGTGTTGTCCGAAGGTGATGACCAGCAGGACCCGATCGCCGACTCGGCGCGCGGTGTGCTCGACGGCCACTTCGTGCTGTCGCGCCGGCTGGCCGAAGAGGGGCATTATCCGGCCATCGACATCGAAGCCTCGATCAGCCGGGTGATGCCCCAGGTGGTCGATGCCGACCACTTGCGCCAGGCGCAGAAGTTCAAGCAATTGTGGTCGCGCCTGTCGCAAAGCCGCGACCTGATCAGCGTGGGCGCCTATGTGGCCGGCGGCGACCCGGAAACCGACCTGGCCATTGCCTTGCAATCGAAGCTGGTGGAGTTTCTGCGCCAAGGCCTGCAGGAGAATGTGGGCATGGCGCAGAGCCGCGAACAGCTGGGGGCGATCTTCACGCCCCCGGCGGGCTGA
- the fliJ gene encoding flagellar export protein FliJ: MALPGRAARLAPVVDMAEEAERKAAQRLGHFQQQVATSQAKLAELERFREDYQLQWINRGGQGVNGSWLVNYQRFLGQLETAMTQQRQSLVWHQNNLNNARGTWQQAYARVEGLRKLVQRYMDEARRAEDKREQRLLDELSQRLPRQNHF, translated from the coding sequence ATGGCGCTGCCCGGACGCGCTGCGCGCCTGGCGCCGGTGGTGGACATGGCCGAGGAAGCCGAGCGCAAGGCAGCCCAGCGCCTGGGGCATTTCCAGCAGCAGGTGGCCACCTCCCAGGCCAAGCTGGCCGAACTCGAACGGTTTCGTGAGGATTACCAGCTGCAGTGGATCAACCGCGGCGGGCAGGGGGTCAATGGCAGCTGGCTGGTCAACTACCAGCGTTTTCTGGGGCAGCTGGAAACGGCCATGACCCAGCAGCGCCAGAGCCTGGTGTGGCACCAGAACAACCTCAACAACGCCCGTGGCACCTGGCAGCAGGCCTATGCCCGGGTAGAGGGTTTGCGCAAGCTGGTGCAGCGCTACATGGACGAAGCCCGGCGCGCCGAAGACAAGCGTGAGCAGCGGTTGCTGGACGAACTGTCGCAGCGCTTGCCCCGGCAAAACCATTTCTGA
- a CDS encoding STAS domain-containing protein: protein MAVETDFSREGNKLTIKIKGRFDFGKHQEFRDAYERQPYRPDSVIVDLKDTTYLDSSALGMLLLLRDHAGGDESDVRVVHASSDVRKILAISNFEKLFDIS, encoded by the coding sequence ATGGCAGTCGAGACTGATTTTTCGCGGGAAGGGAATAAGCTGACGATCAAGATCAAGGGGCGCTTCGATTTCGGCAAACATCAGGAGTTTCGTGACGCCTACGAACGCCAGCCCTATCGGCCCGATTCGGTAATCGTCGACCTGAAGGACACCACCTACCTCGACAGTTCTGCGCTCGGCATGCTGCTGTTGCTGAGGGATCATGCGGGCGGCGATGAGTCGGATGTGCGCGTGGTGCACGCCAGCTCCGATGTACGCAAGATCCTCGCCATCTCCAATTTCGAAAAACTGTTCGACATCAGTTGA